Proteins from one Gimesia maris genomic window:
- a CDS encoding serine hydrolase, translated as MALRVLLLTCLSYLSTAVSAAEPGIQLQLNPVIYQRHITRMGKQGFAATDLSVYPGQRSERFAVLGIKQTESKDWKAYHGLDEKQLDIRLKQQATEGYHPLVISGYEKRGEPRFAIILTKSAAADSILKHSLPGNQLQSTLKSLKEEGYAPCQLDGYTVNDQAFHAGVWKKQNDSVWEATCQVPLNQFQKTFDDYTTKGFRLVDLCGFVENGTVIYHALWSKATGPEWICYYHLSPDEFQKTNQKQLSEEFQLTSLDAYSLDNQPFFAGIWEKVEPEKRVELPLWKSPDAIPMTGLDQKELASLDQSIKDFMMLHNPPGVAVAVSYRGRLVYARGFGYADKETEELVQPDSQFRIASISKPITAVGIMKLVEQGKLKLDSRVFDILKQYRRSLSQKEVDPRLKDITVQQLLNHTAGWDREESFDPMFRSITFAKQVEKPAPAEIDDIIRIMLKHPLDSKPGERYAYSNFGYCLLGRVIEEVSGQTYEDYIQQTICKPLHMNETQLGKTLLEDRSEKEVKYHSNLRGSSVFAANLRKQVPSPYGAWYLEAMDSHGGWISSAPDLLRFATAFDVPDRSPILKAPTISLMLERPPGLAGFDEQGQPKDAYYACGWMVRPIDTAGNSNQWHAGSLDGTSTLLVRRLDRINWAILFNSRHGIDEKRLSSLIDAPMHTWINRIERWPAKDQFKQN; from the coding sequence ATGGCATTGCGTGTTCTATTACTGACTTGCCTCTCTTATCTGTCGACTGCAGTCTCTGCCGCAGAGCCTGGTATCCAGCTACAGTTAAATCCGGTGATCTATCAGCGACATATCACGCGTATGGGGAAACAGGGTTTCGCAGCAACTGACTTGAGTGTCTATCCAGGCCAGCGATCAGAACGATTTGCCGTTCTGGGAATCAAACAGACAGAATCGAAAGACTGGAAAGCCTATCATGGGCTGGATGAAAAGCAGCTGGACATCAGGCTGAAACAACAGGCTACCGAGGGATACCATCCGCTGGTCATCAGCGGCTACGAGAAACGGGGGGAACCACGGTTCGCCATCATACTCACCAAATCAGCGGCAGCAGATTCAATTCTCAAACACTCCCTTCCCGGCAATCAACTCCAGTCCACTCTGAAATCCTTAAAAGAAGAGGGCTACGCGCCATGCCAGTTGGACGGGTACACTGTCAACGATCAGGCTTTTCATGCAGGCGTCTGGAAAAAACAAAATGACAGCGTCTGGGAAGCCACCTGTCAGGTTCCGTTAAATCAGTTTCAGAAAACCTTTGATGATTACACAACGAAAGGATTTCGGCTCGTCGACCTGTGCGGTTTTGTTGAAAATGGGACGGTCATTTATCATGCCCTCTGGTCGAAAGCAACTGGCCCTGAATGGATATGTTATTATCATCTCTCACCAGATGAGTTCCAGAAAACCAATCAGAAGCAGCTCTCCGAGGAGTTTCAGCTCACCAGTCTCGACGCGTATTCCCTGGATAATCAACCATTTTTCGCAGGAATCTGGGAGAAAGTTGAGCCGGAGAAGCGTGTGGAATTACCGCTCTGGAAATCACCGGACGCGATTCCGATGACGGGTCTGGACCAGAAAGAATTAGCGTCACTCGATCAATCAATCAAAGACTTCATGATGTTGCATAATCCTCCGGGAGTTGCTGTCGCCGTCAGTTATCGCGGTCGGCTCGTCTATGCACGCGGTTTTGGATATGCAGATAAAGAGACCGAAGAACTGGTGCAGCCCGACAGTCAGTTCCGCATTGCCAGTATTTCCAAACCCATCACCGCCGTCGGCATCATGAAACTGGTCGAACAAGGTAAGCTTAAGCTCGACAGCCGCGTCTTCGATATTTTAAAACAGTATCGACGTTCGCTTTCGCAGAAGGAAGTTGACCCGCGACTGAAAGACATCACTGTCCAGCAGTTACTTAATCATACCGCGGGCTGGGATCGGGAAGAATCTTTTGATCCGATGTTTCGTTCGATCACTTTTGCAAAACAGGTGGAAAAACCCGCGCCCGCGGAAATCGATGATATTATTCGTATCATGCTGAAACATCCACTCGATTCTAAACCAGGTGAGCGCTATGCCTACTCTAATTTCGGCTACTGCTTACTGGGGCGGGTCATAGAAGAAGTCAGTGGCCAAACCTATGAAGACTACATCCAGCAGACAATCTGCAAACCGCTTCACATGAACGAGACACAACTGGGGAAAACGCTTCTCGAAGATCGCAGCGAGAAAGAAGTCAAATACCACAGCAACCTGCGGGGAAGTTCGGTCTTTGCTGCCAATTTGCGAAAACAGGTCCCTTCCCCCTACGGTGCCTGGTATCTGGAAGCAATGGACTCTCATGGCGGGTGGATTTCATCAGCGCCGGACCTGCTGCGATTTGCAACCGCTTTTGATGTCCCGGACCGCAGCCCCATTTTGAAAGCCCCGACAATCTCTCTGATGCTGGAACGCCCCCCCGGACTCGCTGGATTCGACGAGCAAGGTCAACCCAAAGACGCCTACTATGCCTGCGGCTGGATGGTCCGTCCCATAGACACTGCCGGGAACTCCAATCAATGGCACGCCGGTTCCCTGGATGGGACATCAACTCTGCTGGTGCGAAGGCTCGATCGAATCAACTGGGCAATCCTGTTCAATTCTCGACATGGAATCGATGAAAAACGACTGTCTTCACTGATTGATGCCCCCATGCATACCTGGATTAACCGAATCGAACGCTGGCCTGCCAAAGATCAGTTCAAACAAAACTGA
- a CDS encoding DUF6159 family protein → MFERISNGWALSKQSFRVLMLDKELLLFPIMSGISCLLVLASFALPLWDSKYFDTIMNDQQAPQDPLAYVILFAFYFVNYFVMIFFNSALMACAIIRLKGGNPTVSDGFNAALNRLPQIAGWALVSATVGFILKMIESRSERIGQIVAGLLGMAWSITTYFVIPVLVVEKKNPFEAMKRSVSVLRETWGESLVANFGIGAIMFLIMIPVFLMMVGGGMLIATGNALAGGVLIGCAILLILLISLVSSAVHAILIAAIYLFAAEGEAPAQFDQTLIAHAFNRK, encoded by the coding sequence ATGTTTGAACGTATTTCGAATGGCTGGGCGTTATCGAAACAGAGCTTTCGAGTCTTGATGCTGGATAAAGAACTGTTGCTGTTCCCGATTATGAGTGGGATCTCCTGCCTGCTGGTTTTAGCCAGCTTCGCCTTACCGCTCTGGGACAGTAAATACTTCGACACGATTATGAATGACCAGCAGGCGCCCCAGGATCCTCTGGCGTACGTGATTTTATTCGCCTTCTATTTTGTCAATTATTTTGTAATGATCTTCTTCAACTCAGCCCTGATGGCCTGTGCGATAATCCGTTTGAAAGGTGGTAACCCCACCGTAAGTGACGGTTTTAATGCCGCGTTAAATCGACTGCCTCAAATTGCAGGCTGGGCCCTGGTCAGTGCGACGGTTGGGTTTATCCTGAAAATGATCGAATCCCGCTCGGAACGCATCGGACAGATCGTCGCCGGCCTGCTGGGCATGGCCTGGTCGATCACCACATACTTTGTCATCCCGGTACTCGTCGTCGAAAAAAAGAATCCCTTCGAAGCCATGAAACGCTCTGTCAGCGTATTACGCGAAACATGGGGCGAATCGCTGGTTGCCAATTTTGGAATCGGCGCGATCATGTTTCTGATCATGATTCCGGTTTTCCTGATGATGGTCGGCGGCGGCATGTTGATCGCCACAGGAAATGCCCTGGCGGGGGGAGTTCTCATTGGATGTGCCATCCTGTTGATACTGTTGATCTCCCTGGTTTCCTCTGCAGTACATGCCATCCTGATCGCCGCGATCTACCTGTTCGCAGCAGAAGGTGAAGCTCCAGCACAGTTTGACCAGACCCTGATCGCACACGCCTTTAATCGAAAATAA
- a CDS encoding prenyltransferase/squalene oxidase repeat-containing protein, with the protein MGRFCFRSLILTLVILTLVLSVAVTSQADEQLDSTTQIRNAIQRSIPLIETASAGSARERKCFTCHNQALAVLVLDEARQRGFNINPANFQLQVDHTAKHLKRGLENYRAGKGQGGGPDTASYALWTLEIAGQKRDEVTTAVTGYLLERDKGRPHWIRNSTRPPSMSSDANTNYFVIRALQTFGSESQQPEIKARIADARQWLLDLKPASTEERVFQLRCLQTLSADDAVQQTSVNELLKQQNADGGWSQLPEMQSDAYATGTVLVALLRSHLIDGDQPAIGKGIQYLVDTQQNDGSWHVISHAKPFQTYFETGFPHGKDQFISVTASSWATVALLLTQPKVD; encoded by the coding sequence ATGGGTAGATTCTGTTTCCGTAGTTTGATTCTGACTCTGGTGATTCTGACTCTGGTATTGTCTGTTGCCGTCACATCCCAGGCGGATGAACAGCTTGATAGTACGACTCAGATCAGAAATGCGATCCAGAGATCCATTCCCCTGATCGAAACAGCGTCCGCGGGATCAGCACGCGAACGAAAGTGCTTCACCTGTCATAACCAGGCCCTCGCTGTTCTGGTTCTGGATGAAGCCCGCCAGCGAGGATTCAATATCAATCCAGCGAATTTTCAGTTGCAGGTAGACCATACAGCGAAACATCTGAAACGAGGGCTGGAAAACTATCGTGCCGGCAAAGGACAGGGAGGCGGCCCTGACACTGCCAGCTATGCGTTGTGGACACTCGAAATAGCCGGACAAAAGCGGGATGAAGTGACGACTGCAGTCACGGGTTACCTGCTGGAACGTGACAAGGGGCGTCCGCACTGGATCCGTAATTCCACCAGGCCCCCTTCCATGTCTTCAGACGCCAATACGAACTATTTTGTCATCAGGGCACTGCAGACGTTTGGCAGTGAATCTCAACAACCGGAAATCAAAGCCCGCATCGCAGACGCCCGGCAGTGGCTGCTTGATCTGAAACCCGCTTCCACAGAAGAACGTGTGTTTCAACTGCGCTGCCTGCAAACCCTGAGTGCTGACGACGCGGTCCAGCAAACTTCCGTAAATGAATTATTGAAGCAGCAAAACGCGGATGGTGGCTGGTCCCAACTGCCGGAGATGCAGAGCGACGCCTACGCAACGGGCACTGTGCTGGTAGCATTGTTACGTTCTCATCTGATTGATGGGGACCAACCTGCGATCGGAAAAGGCATTCAATATCTGGTCGATACACAACAGAACGATGGCTCCTGGCATGTAATCAGCCATGCAAAACCATTTCAAACTTATTTTGAAACCGGTTTTCCCCATGGAAAAGATCAGTTTATCTCGGTCACCGCCAGCAGCTGGGCCACTGTGGCTTTGTTACTCACTCAGCCAAAAGTGGATTGA
- a CDS encoding FAD-dependent oxidoreductase, translating into MIESHTPLSGSQIRTRCCIVGGGPAGLFLGYLLARAGVEVIVLEKHKDFLRDFRGDTIHPSTLQLLFELGLLDEFLKIADKHFESLNLNFEGQQIPGPYFTHLPTECKFITFAPQWDFLNMIASHASEYPNFHLHLQAEAKHLIRDGEHVIGVKVNGLEGEYEIFSDLVVGADGRGSQMRIDAGVEVIEKGIPIDVLWFRVGKQGDIDDNTLARIKQGRMLITIDRGDYFQAGLIIHKGFFDEIKQEGLEVFRNRILDILPDLGEGVAEIDSWDKVRLLTVQLNHITNWAQPGLLLIGDAAHAMSPVGGVGVNLAVQDAVATANLLADKLYAGVVTLADLQEVQNRRERPALKTQRMQVFAHQRLFGGHSAPGKPVSISWGLRKFARLLAPILKRTAGKLIGLGFLPEHIQTPERAAKNRTPVAP; encoded by the coding sequence GTGATCGAATCCCATACCCCTCTCTCCGGATCACAAATCAGAACACGGTGCTGTATTGTCGGCGGAGGCCCGGCTGGTCTCTTTCTGGGCTACCTGCTGGCCCGCGCGGGTGTGGAAGTCATTGTCCTGGAAAAACACAAAGATTTTCTGCGTGATTTTCGTGGCGATACCATTCACCCCTCTACGCTGCAGCTGTTGTTTGAACTGGGGCTGTTGGATGAGTTTCTGAAAATCGCTGACAAGCACTTTGAATCTCTGAACCTGAACTTTGAAGGCCAGCAGATTCCCGGACCTTATTTCACGCATCTCCCAACCGAATGTAAATTTATCACATTTGCTCCCCAATGGGACTTTCTGAACATGATTGCCAGTCATGCCAGTGAATATCCCAACTTCCATCTTCATCTGCAGGCCGAAGCGAAACACCTGATTCGGGATGGAGAGCACGTCATTGGGGTCAAAGTAAATGGACTGGAGGGGGAATACGAAATCTTTTCCGATCTGGTGGTAGGCGCCGATGGTCGTGGTTCGCAGATGCGGATTGACGCCGGCGTCGAAGTGATCGAAAAGGGAATTCCCATTGATGTCCTCTGGTTTCGAGTAGGCAAACAGGGAGACATTGATGACAACACGCTGGCACGGATTAAACAGGGCCGCATGCTGATCACAATTGACCGCGGAGACTATTTCCAGGCAGGCCTGATTATCCATAAAGGTTTTTTTGATGAAATCAAACAGGAAGGGCTGGAAGTCTTCCGTAACAGAATTCTGGATATCCTCCCCGATCTGGGAGAGGGAGTCGCAGAAATCGACAGCTGGGACAAAGTCAGACTCTTAACCGTGCAACTGAATCATATCACCAACTGGGCACAACCGGGCCTGTTATTGATTGGAGATGCCGCCCATGCGATGTCTCCTGTCGGCGGAGTCGGGGTTAACCTGGCGGTACAGGATGCCGTCGCCACTGCCAATCTGCTGGCTGATAAACTGTACGCGGGAGTGGTTACATTGGCCGATCTGCAAGAGGTACAAAACCGTCGTGAACGGCCAGCATTGAAAACACAACGCATGCAGGTCTTTGCCCATCAGCGCCTGTTTGGAGGACACTCTGCCCCCGGTAAACCTGTCTCGATCTCCTGGGGCCTCAGAAAATTTGCCAGGCTATTGGCCCCGATTCTTAAACGAACCGCAGGCAAACTGATTGGTCTGGGATTCCTGCCCGAGCATATCCAGACCCCGGAACGGGCAGCCAAAAACAGAACTCCTGTTGCCCCATAA
- a CDS encoding glycogen debranching protein: MDHWDKIEGSPVKLGETWVPSEYAYNFAIYSKHAERVSLLFFAENDLYHPVHVYHFEPHRNKTAEIWHCRIPAVNIRPATYYAYQIEGPSPEAPYDWHAFDSEKLLFDPYSRNIYFPPDFDREAACHPGSNMGRAPLSVLQSIECAFNWDDDQPVHHTSNLIIYEMHVRGFTKRDNSGVTENARGTFAGVIEKIPYLQELGITAVELLPVYQFDTQDGNYWGYMPLGFFAPHDGYCMSQETCERHIEFCEMVKALHRAGIEVIIDVVYNHTGEGNENGPTYSFKGIDNTTYYSLTGNPESQFANYSGAGNTLHTANRAVRKMIVDSLQYWVKEMHVDGFRFDLASVLTRKADGSIEDTNPTTLGQIGSDSSLAGRRFIAEPWDAGGAFQLGSRFPGHRWMQWNAAYRDTLQKFVRGDEGQIADLMTRLYGSSDLFPDDCLHALRPYQSINYITSHDGFSLYDMVSFNQKRNWENGQHNEDGTHDYSWNCGWEGSDAPEDILKLRKQQVKNFFTLLMVSNGTPMFRMGDEFLQTQGGNNNPYNQDNETSWLDWSRLEANQDMFRFVKLLIAFRKTHSSLCRSHFWREDIKWYGVTRYVDLQPSARTLAFCLHGKEEQDADIYVMINAAANTCCFGIHEGTPKEWKCVVDTAQPSPQDILESGNLGSITKDTYDVQARSVVVLIRQTG, encoded by the coding sequence ATGGACCACTGGGATAAAATCGAAGGTTCTCCTGTAAAGCTGGGGGAAACCTGGGTTCCTTCCGAATACGCTTATAATTTTGCCATCTATTCCAAACATGCAGAGCGGGTTTCCCTGCTCTTTTTCGCCGAAAATGATCTGTATCATCCGGTTCATGTTTATCATTTTGAACCTCACCGCAATAAAACAGCTGAAATCTGGCATTGTCGAATCCCGGCCGTCAATATTCGTCCTGCTACGTATTATGCCTATCAGATTGAGGGCCCCTCTCCCGAAGCTCCTTATGACTGGCATGCGTTTGATTCTGAAAAACTGCTCTTTGATCCGTATTCACGAAATATCTATTTCCCGCCCGACTTTGACAGAGAGGCTGCCTGCCACCCCGGAAGCAATATGGGTCGCGCTCCGCTCTCGGTTCTGCAATCTATCGAATGTGCTTTTAACTGGGACGATGATCAACCGGTTCACCATACCTCTAATTTAATTATCTATGAGATGCATGTGCGTGGCTTCACAAAGCGGGATAACTCGGGCGTAACCGAAAATGCCCGGGGCACCTTTGCAGGAGTCATCGAAAAAATCCCCTACCTGCAGGAACTGGGAATCACAGCGGTCGAACTGCTGCCCGTTTATCAGTTCGATACTCAGGACGGCAATTACTGGGGCTACATGCCTCTCGGATTCTTCGCACCGCACGATGGATACTGCATGTCGCAAGAGACCTGTGAACGACACATTGAATTTTGTGAAATGGTGAAAGCCCTGCACCGCGCCGGAATCGAAGTCATTATAGATGTCGTCTACAACCACACAGGCGAAGGAAACGAGAATGGTCCGACCTACAGCTTCAAAGGCATTGATAACACGACCTATTATTCATTGACAGGCAACCCGGAATCTCAGTTCGCCAACTACTCGGGAGCGGGTAATACCCTGCACACCGCCAACCGTGCCGTGCGTAAAATGATTGTCGACAGTCTGCAATACTGGGTGAAAGAAATGCACGTCGATGGATTTCGTTTCGATCTGGCCAGCGTACTCACCAGAAAAGCAGATGGCAGCATTGAAGACACGAACCCGACGACACTCGGGCAGATCGGATCTGATTCTTCGCTGGCAGGCAGACGATTCATTGCAGAACCCTGGGATGCGGGTGGCGCTTTTCAGCTGGGCTCACGTTTTCCCGGTCATCGCTGGATGCAGTGGAATGCCGCCTATCGGGATACGCTGCAAAAATTTGTCCGAGGCGATGAGGGACAGATTGCGGACCTGATGACGCGACTGTACGGCAGTAGTGATCTCTTCCCGGATGACTGCCTGCATGCACTCAGACCCTACCAGAGTATCAACTACATCACTTCGCATGACGGCTTCTCCCTGTACGATATGGTGTCATTCAATCAAAAACGCAACTGGGAGAACGGCCAGCACAACGAGGATGGAACTCACGATTACAGCTGGAATTGTGGCTGGGAGGGATCTGACGCCCCCGAGGACATTCTCAAATTGAGAAAGCAGCAGGTCAAAAACTTTTTCACCCTCCTGATGGTTTCCAATGGCACCCCCATGTTTCGCATGGGCGATGAATTCCTGCAAACCCAGGGAGGAAATAACAATCCTTATAATCAAGACAATGAAACCAGCTGGCTGGACTGGAGTCGTCTGGAAGCGAACCAGGATATGTTTCGATTCGTTAAACTGCTCATCGCGTTTCGCAAAACCCACTCGTCGTTGTGTCGTTCCCATTTCTGGCGGGAAGACATCAAATGGTATGGCGTTACGCGTTATGTGGACCTCCAGCCTTCTGCCCGAACTCTCGCTTTCTGCCTGCATGGAAAAGAAGAACAGGATGCTGACATTTATGTGATGATTAACGCTGCCGCCAATACCTGCTGCTTTGGAATACATGAAGGTACTCCGAAAGAATGGAAATGCGTCGTAGACACGGCACAACCCAGTCCGCAGGATATTCTGGAATCAGGCAACCTGGGCTCCATTACAAAAGACACGTATGACGTGCAGGCACGTTCTGTCGTAGTACTGATCCGACAGACAGGTTAA
- the mprF gene encoding bifunctional lysylphosphatidylglycerol flippase/synthetase MprF yields MLHRLKQLAPLAVIAVFMGAIWLLSRELKHYNIHDIRNAISHIPAWRLWAAGGLTVLNYLVLIGYDYLAVRAIQHPLSLGKISLASFTGFVTSYNFGAVLGGTSVRYRLYSAWGLSAVEILQLVIMLGTTYWIGVFALAGIVFVSHPFPIPASLHFPFDNVQPVGYILLTVAACYTSLTLIRTKPINVKGIQLKLPGTGMTLLQLAVSAIDLILVAFIVYTLLAEDISIGYGEFLGIFLMATVTVVLSHVPGGIGVFELVMLTLLASPDSGKILAGLLVFRVIYYLIPLFAAVILLGLHELSLNRGLASRVMQETSRWSTAIAPLILSGCTLLAGAVLLFSGATPIVTARIGSLQQTLPLPLIEVSHFLGSLTGAALLVLARGLQRRLDSAWWLITSLLSVGIAVSLMKGFDFEEAILLSVLLFALLISRKQYYRKGALIHARFSPGWAATILTIVICSIWLGLFAYRHVEYSDELWWAFTIKGDASRFLRGSVGAIAIILLFAISRLVAAHKPRTLPPTPAELDAVKQLVLSSPQTSTQLALLGDKSLLFNDRQTACIMYGVQKRSWISLGDPIGADTERGELIWQFRELVDRYDGWPVFYQVKPENLSLYLDQGLTILKLGEEARVPLDSFDLQGGKRRKLRQAINHCETDQCEFSLIPRDGVPKILGELKQISDAWLQAKEISEKGFSLGYFDETYLKQFPIAIVRQQGRIIAFANVLEGARKDELSADLMRHIPEAPPGVMEYLFVELLLWGRQQGYQWFNFGMAPLSGIENRPLSPVWNRTANLIFRYGDHFYGFEGLRSYKEKFDPVWTPKYLASPGGMALPQILSDVVAIIAKNQSNSNRT; encoded by the coding sequence ATGCTTCATCGTCTTAAACAACTTGCTCCCCTGGCTGTCATTGCTGTTTTCATGGGAGCAATCTGGCTGCTGTCCCGGGAATTAAAGCATTACAATATCCATGATATCCGCAATGCCATTTCCCACATACCGGCCTGGAGACTCTGGGCGGCCGGCGGCCTGACAGTCTTGAATTACCTGGTTCTGATCGGCTATGACTATCTTGCCGTCCGCGCGATACAGCATCCACTCTCCCTGGGAAAAATTTCACTTGCTTCGTTCACCGGTTTCGTAACCAGTTATAACTTCGGTGCCGTTCTGGGAGGAACTTCGGTCCGCTATCGCCTGTATTCCGCCTGGGGACTTTCGGCGGTGGAAATTCTGCAGCTGGTCATCATGCTGGGTACTACATACTGGATTGGTGTGTTTGCCTTAGCGGGAATCGTTTTCGTTTCCCACCCGTTTCCGATCCCCGCTTCATTACACTTCCCATTTGATAATGTGCAGCCAGTCGGGTATATCCTGCTGACTGTCGCCGCCTGTTACACTTCGCTGACGTTGATTCGTACCAAACCAATCAACGTCAAAGGAATTCAGTTAAAACTTCCCGGCACGGGGATGACTTTACTGCAACTGGCTGTCTCTGCCATTGATCTGATCCTGGTTGCTTTCATTGTATATACGCTGCTGGCGGAAGACATTTCCATTGGATACGGGGAATTTCTGGGAATCTTTCTGATGGCCACTGTGACGGTAGTCCTGTCGCACGTGCCTGGCGGAATTGGTGTTTTTGAATTAGTGATGCTGACTCTCCTGGCATCTCCCGATTCAGGAAAAATCCTGGCCGGCCTGCTGGTATTTCGAGTGATTTATTATCTGATTCCCCTGTTTGCAGCAGTCATACTCCTTGGCTTGCATGAACTGTCTCTCAATCGAGGCCTGGCATCACGCGTGATGCAGGAAACAAGCCGCTGGTCGACAGCCATCGCCCCTCTGATTCTTTCCGGGTGTACGCTGCTGGCCGGAGCCGTACTGCTGTTTTCCGGAGCAACACCGATCGTCACCGCCCGCATTGGATCTCTGCAACAGACGCTCCCACTGCCTCTCATTGAAGTTTCGCATTTTCTGGGAAGCTTAACGGGGGCCGCCCTGCTCGTCCTCGCCCGTGGTCTGCAGCGTCGACTGGATTCTGCCTGGTGGCTGATTACCTCTCTGTTGAGTGTGGGAATTGCAGTCTCTCTGATGAAAGGTTTTGATTTTGAAGAAGCGATCCTCCTGAGCGTGCTGCTGTTCGCATTATTGATCAGTCGCAAACAGTATTATCGAAAAGGGGCGTTGATCCACGCCCGTTTCAGTCCCGGCTGGGCGGCGACCATTCTGACCATCGTGATCTGTTCGATCTGGCTGGGCCTGTTTGCTTATCGACATGTCGAATACTCAGACGAACTCTGGTGGGCTTTTACCATCAAGGGTGATGCCTCACGCTTTCTAAGAGGCAGCGTCGGCGCGATCGCTATCATCCTGCTGTTTGCAATTTCCAGACTGGTGGCAGCCCACAAACCTCGCACGCTGCCACCCACTCCCGCTGAACTGGATGCGGTGAAACAGCTGGTCCTGTCATCGCCTCAGACCTCTACGCAACTGGCACTGCTGGGCGATAAATCACTACTGTTTAATGACCGGCAGACGGCCTGCATCATGTATGGCGTACAAAAACGTTCCTGGATTTCACTCGGCGATCCTATCGGGGCAGACACAGAACGGGGAGAACTGATCTGGCAGTTCCGGGAACTGGTCGATCGTTATGACGGCTGGCCCGTCTTTTATCAGGTGAAACCGGAGAATCTTTCACTGTACCTGGATCAGGGACTGACAATTCTCAAACTGGGGGAAGAAGCCCGGGTCCCGCTGGATTCATTTGACCTGCAGGGCGGTAAGCGTCGCAAGTTGAGACAGGCCATCAATCATTGTGAAACAGATCAGTGTGAATTCTCCCTGATTCCCCGTGATGGGGTACCGAAAATTCTCGGGGAACTCAAACAGATTTCTGATGCCTGGCTCCAGGCGAAAGAGATCAGCGAAAAAGGCTTTTCACTCGGCTACTTTGATGAAACCTACCTCAAGCAGTTTCCAATTGCCATCGTTCGACAGCAGGGACGGATCATTGCGTTTGCCAATGTTCTGGAGGGTGCCCGCAAAGACGAACTCTCTGCTGACCTGATGCGACATATCCCCGAGGCACCGCCGGGAGTCATGGAATATCTATTTGTGGAATTACTACTCTGGGGCAGGCAGCAGGGTTATCAATGGTTCAATTTCGGTATGGCTCCCCTGTCCGGTATCGAAAATCGTCCCCTGTCCCCTGTCTGGAATCGAACGGCCAATTTGATTTTTCGTTATGGCGATCATTTCTATGGCTTTGAGGGATTGAGAAGTTATAAAGAGAAATTCGATCCCGTCTGGACACCCAAATACCTGGCGTCACCCGGCGGAATGGCATTGCCTCAAATATTGTCTGATGTTGTCGCGATCATTGCAAAAAACCAGTCAAATTCAAACCGGACCTGA
- a CDS encoding SgcJ/EcaC family oxidoreductase, giving the protein MNLLLRLTRSGLTVSAFSLFFMLDSAALQAQFQRTPLTSNGEPAAAEAQETPSPSDAETAVKKVAEKFKQAFDAGNAEKVAGFWAPEGEYIDGSGKRLAGRAEIQKMYTEYFKNNKDAKIQISVDAVREIGDQLAIEEGRTVVTGPEAPPAYSRYTATHMKQDGQWKMVSVNESVASPSASQINLKDLEWLIGSWTTEDQGVTLKTIYRWMPGKKFIERTFVTKTGKKTQQIGVQIIGIDPLSGDIMSWTFNADGSHAIGIWMPVDGGWAIESRGVMANGMLTSANNIVTKIDDHGCRWQSVNRFVNGTELPDALEVVSRRN; this is encoded by the coding sequence ATGAATCTTCTACTGCGATTGACCCGCTCGGGTCTCACCGTATCTGCTTTTTCGTTATTTTTCATGCTGGACAGTGCTGCTCTGCAGGCGCAGTTTCAGAGAACTCCGCTCACTTCAAATGGGGAGCCTGCAGCGGCAGAAGCTCAGGAAACCCCCTCTCCCTCCGATGCTGAAACAGCAGTCAAGAAAGTGGCTGAGAAGTTTAAACAGGCTTTTGATGCAGGGAATGCCGAAAAAGTTGCTGGATTCTGGGCTCCCGAGGGGGAATATATCGATGGCAGTGGAAAACGCCTGGCCGGTCGCGCTGAGATTCAGAAAATGTATACGGAATACTTCAAAAACAACAAAGATGCGAAAATTCAGATCTCCGTCGATGCGGTACGCGAAATCGGTGATCAGCTGGCGATCGAAGAAGGGCGGACCGTTGTGACTGGCCCGGAAGCTCCCCCAGCTTACAGTCGATATACCGCGACCCATATGAAACAGGATGGTCAATGGAAGATGGTCAGCGTTAATGAATCGGTGGCTTCACCTTCAGCGTCGCAAATTAACCTGAAGGATCTGGAATGGCTGATTGGAAGCTGGACCACCGAGGATCAAGGTGTCACATTGAAGACCATTTATCGCTGGATGCCGGGGAAAAAGTTCATCGAAAGAACTTTTGTGACGAAAACTGGAAAAAAAACGCAGCAGATTGGCGTTCAAATTATCGGAATTGATCCATTGAGTGGCGATATCATGTCGTGGACTTTCAATGCGGATGGCAGTCATGCGATCGGAATCTGGATGCCCGTCGATGGCGGGTGGGCGATCGAATCCCGTGGTGTTATGGCAAATGGCATGCTCACGAGCGCTAATAATATTGTGACGAAAATTGATGATCATGGTTGTCGCTGGCAGTCAGTCAATCGTTTCGTAAATGGGACTGAATTACCAGATGCACTCGAAGTGGTCTCCAGGAGAAATTAA